CGAGGCCAAGGAGGCCGGCGTCCCGTACCACGAGTTCCCGGGCAGCGAGGAGATCAACGAGCGGGTGCAGGAATTGGCCGACGAGAAGGGCGTCACGATGGCCCAGATCGCGCTGGCCTGGCACTTCCAGAACGACAACGTGACCGCGCCGATCGTCGGGACCTCGAGCGTCGAGCACCTCGAAGAAGCGGTGGAGGCGCTCGAGATCGACCTGTCGGATTCGGACGTCGACTACCTCGAGGAGCCGTACGAGCCGGTGCCGGTGTACGGCCACGAGTAGCGCCGCTGCCCCGAGCTCACTCCTCGTCCGAATCCGGATACGGAATCTCGAGTTTCTGTCCGTCCTCGGGGACCAATACATCACCGTCGAACACCTCGCCGGCTTCCCGCTCGTGGTCCTCGACGTGGCCCGCGTACCGCGAGGAAATGTGCATCAGCGCCAGTCGCTTCGCGCCGGCCCGGTTGGCGATCTCGGCGGCCTGCGTGGCCGTCGCGTGGGCCGTCTTCGCCGCGCGGTCGGCCCGATCCTCGGCGAAGGTCGCGTCGTGGATCAGCAGGTCCGGCTCGTCGGCGACCTCGAGCGTCGCCGCCGTCGGCCGGGTGTCGCCAGTGTAGACGATCGTCCGGCCCGGCCGCGGGTCGCCGACGACCTGCTCCGGTTCGACGACGGTACCGTCCTCGAGTTCGACGGGGGTTCCCTCGTGGAGTTGGGAAAACTTCGGCCCGACCGGAACGCCGAGTTCCTCGGCGCGTTCGCGGTCGAACCGGCCCTTGCGGTCGTCCTCGACGAGGGCGTAGCCGACCGACCGGGTATCGTGGTCGGTACCGAAGACCCGAATCTCGTACTCGTCGGCCCGGTAGGCGACGTCGCCGTCGCCGACCTCGTTGATCCGCACCGGAAACGCCGGGTCGTTGTCGAGGGCGTTCACGAGCGACTTGAGCTTGCGCCGCGTTCCCAGGGGCGTGTGGATCGCCAGCGGCTCCTCGCGGTCGTTGAAGTCCATCGTCTGGAGCAGCCCCGGAATCCCGAGGACGTGGTCGCCGTGGAGGTGCGTGACGAACAGGTGCGAGACGGAAAAGCCGGTGCCGAAGCGCATCATCTGGCGCTGGGTCCCTTCGCCGGCGTCGAACAGCAACCCCTCGCCCTCGCGGGAGACGAAGATTCCGCTCGGATTCCGCTCGGTCGTCGGAATCGCACCGGCCGTCCCCAGAAACGTCACGCGCAGTGGCATCGGGTCGAGATGGGGCCGGGACAAGTATACCGCCTTCGGATCTCGACGCTCGAATTTCGAATCGGGGCCTCGGCGTAGACGCCGACCGAGAACGACGTCTTCTCGACGACCAGGCCCGCGTGCCCCCGCAACGCGTACCCGTTCGATCGCCCCGCGGTCGGCGAGCGACTCGAAGGAGTCCCCGGAACGACGCGGGGCGGGCGTGTCAAATGCACAATCAGCAGCAGAACTCAATGTTTACATCGGTGCGCCTCGAATCGTCGGTGACTGCGAGCCGTCGTCCGATCGGAGACGGTCCGCGACTACGTCACAATGAGCTCGAGATCGACCTTCGGCACGATCAAGCGCATCGGGGCGATTTTACTCGCGATCGCGGTCGTGCTCGCCGCGGGGATACTCGTCGGACAGGCGCCGACCCTCTTCGGCGTCGAGGAGAACCCGGAGGCGTCGATCACGTTCGCGGACCAACAGGGCGACGGGACCAGCGTGACGATCGACTCGGTCTCGCTGTCGGACGGTGGCTTCGTCGTCATCACCGACGGCGGTTCGGAGCCGATCGCCGTCTCCGACTACCTGAGCTCGGGGAGCCACGAGAACGTCACCGTCGAACGCGACGAGGCTGCAAACCGGGAACTGACCGGCCAACTCACGGCGACCGTCCATCAGGACACCGACGGCGACGAAACCTACACGTACGCGGAAAGCGAGGGCGAGGAGGACCGCCCCTACCTCGAGGACGGGTTCCCGGTCAGCGACACCGCGACGGTGACGACCGCCGAAGAACAGGGGCTGACCAACTCGTTCGCCGTCGAGTCTATCGACGTTCCGTCGTCGGCGACGACCAACGGAACGATCGACGTCAACGCGACGATCAGCAACCCGACCGAGTTCACGACCCAGCAAAACGTCGAGGTCCGCCTCGACGGCGCGGTCGTCGAACGCCAGCTGCTGGAACTCGAGGCAGAGGAATCCCGCGACGTGACCTTCCAGGTCGACGCCAGCGAGGCCGCACCCGGCGAGCGGACCATCGGCGTCTACACCGACGCCGACGGCGCCCTCGAGACGATCGAGTTCGAGTTCCACACCGATCCCGCCATCACCGTCGCGAACACGAGCGAGAACGAGAGTACGGTAACGTTCAACGTCGCGACCCCCGCGGACGGGTTCGTCGCCGTCGAGGACCGGGCCGACGGCAACGCCAGCGACGGCGACAACGCCAGCGTCGTCGGCACGAGCGCCGCGCTCACGCCGGGCGAACACGAGAACGTCAGCGTCGCCCTCGGGGGGGTCGGCAGCGACGACGAACTCACGGCCGTCCTCTACGAGGGCGACCCCGCCGACAACGAGTCGGCACCGCCGATCGAGCACGACGGCGAGCCCGTCGAAACGACGTTCACGCTCGCGGACGGAGAGATCGAACCCGCGGGAGACGGCGGAAACGGCGCCGCGAACGAGAGCGGCAACGAAACCACAGCTGACGGGAACGAGTCCGCGAACGACGGCACCGTGAGCGTCGAGCCGGCCGACGGGTAACCGCGCCGCGTACTGCACACCGCACACCGCGGACCGCGGGCCGCCTCGAGCCGATCGAACAATCGACCGATTCTTACCCGCGCCGCTCCTACCGGCGGTCGATGGACGCGCCGCTGTGGACCGATACGCACGCTCCCGAACTGGCGGAGTTGCCCCAGGACGACGTTCGCGAGTACTTAGAGCGGGCCGTCGACGAACCGATCAACCTCCTGCTCCAGGGGCCGCCCGGCAGCGGGAAGACGGCGGCGGCGCGCGCGCTGGCTCGCGAAGCACACGTCGATCCGGACAACGACCTGATCGAGATCAACGTCGCCGACTTCTTCGGCCGGACGAAGACCGAGATCAAGAACGACCCCCGGTTCGCGCAGTTCCTCGTCGGCCGCTCCTCGATGTCCAAGCGAGACATGATCAACCGCGTGCTCAAGGAGTCCGCCAGCTACTCGTCGGTCTCGGGCGAGTACAAGACGATCCTGCTGGACAACGCCGAGGACGTCCGCGAGGACTTCCAGCAGGCCCTGCGCCGGATCATGGAGCA
The DNA window shown above is from Halopiger xanaduensis SH-6 and carries:
- the rnz gene encoding ribonuclease Z; translation: MPLRVTFLGTAGAIPTTERNPSGIFVSREGEGLLFDAGEGTQRQMMRFGTGFSVSHLFVTHLHGDHVLGIPGLLQTMDFNDREEPLAIHTPLGTRRKLKSLVNALDNDPAFPVRINEVGDGDVAYRADEYEIRVFGTDHDTRSVGYALVEDDRKGRFDRERAEELGVPVGPKFSQLHEGTPVELEDGTVVEPEQVVGDPRPGRTIVYTGDTRPTAATLEVADEPDLLIHDATFAEDRADRAAKTAHATATQAAEIANRAGAKRLALMHISSRYAGHVEDHEREAGEVFDGDVLVPEDGQKLEIPYPDSDEE
- a CDS encoding DUF7282 domain-containing protein; the protein is MSSRSTFGTIKRIGAILLAIAVVLAAGILVGQAPTLFGVEENPEASITFADQQGDGTSVTIDSVSLSDGGFVVITDGGSEPIAVSDYLSSGSHENVTVERDEAANRELTGQLTATVHQDTDGDETYTYAESEGEEDRPYLEDGFPVSDTATVTTAEEQGLTNSFAVESIDVPSSATTNGTIDVNATISNPTEFTTQQNVEVRLDGAVVERQLLELEAEESRDVTFQVDASEAAPGERTIGVYTDADGALETIEFEFHTDPAITVANTSENESTVTFNVATPADGFVAVEDRADGNASDGDNASVVGTSAALTPGEHENVSVALGGVGSDDELTAVLYEGDPADNESAPPIEHDGEPVETTFTLADGEIEPAGDGGNGAANESGNETTADGNESANDGTVSVEPADG